A portion of the Chondrinema litorale genome contains these proteins:
- a CDS encoding transposase, which produces MRDQQLFQPQDYLTPKWYLFKSSKLGNVYDSIPWEQLSACLPKKNKGPGAPSWFSPQGMFGLMFLKAYLNLSDEKLIARFNTDWSLQLFCNKLLQDHQKIKDKAILSRIRTYMADHTDWQQLQEVLLQHWKTDMHNTHVLLMDATCYESYIRFPTDVKLLWESCQWVFEKQLYRYCKILGVKRPGSKYIDQKRMQMSYDRSRKKTYKAGRKRKKSLIYLLSKGLGQLQCLLNENPQIQLHLHERTYLKTIKKIIEQQQFLQQHPAKELKNRIVSLPKAYVRPIVRGKEAKRVEFGMKAHLLQVDGICFIDTMEFRAFNESTRLKLSSLKHRSIFGSLHQLGADRIYATNKNRKYLTEKKIFTCFPKKGPKVNNPAESQLRSLISSQRATVMEGSFGVHKTAYGLNKIKVKGEKREMIHVFFAVMMANAVKISKRKSEQAPLLQAA; this is translated from the coding sequence ATGAGAGATCAACAGCTTTTCCAACCACAAGATTACTTAACTCCAAAATGGTATTTATTTAAGAGTAGTAAATTGGGTAATGTTTATGATAGCATCCCTTGGGAACAACTTTCTGCATGTCTGCCTAAGAAAAATAAAGGCCCTGGTGCTCCTAGCTGGTTTTCGCCTCAGGGCATGTTTGGCTTAATGTTTCTAAAAGCCTATTTAAACCTGAGTGATGAAAAGCTCATAGCACGCTTTAATACCGATTGGAGCCTTCAGCTATTTTGCAATAAATTGCTACAGGATCATCAAAAGATTAAGGATAAGGCCATTTTAAGTCGAATCAGGACGTATATGGCGGACCATACTGATTGGCAACAACTTCAAGAGGTACTACTCCAACACTGGAAAACAGACATGCATAATACGCATGTGCTCTTAATGGATGCTACTTGTTATGAGAGTTATATTCGTTTTCCTACCGATGTTAAGCTGCTCTGGGAGAGCTGCCAATGGGTGTTTGAAAAGCAGCTTTACAGATACTGTAAAATATTAGGAGTAAAACGACCTGGCTCCAAATATATAGATCAAAAGCGCATGCAGATGTCTTATGATCGTAGTCGTAAAAAGACATATAAAGCTGGTCGCAAGCGTAAAAAGTCATTGATATATCTACTATCCAAAGGATTGGGGCAACTGCAATGCCTACTTAACGAAAATCCACAAATACAGCTTCACTTACATGAGAGAACATATCTAAAAACTATAAAGAAGATAATCGAGCAACAGCAATTCTTGCAGCAGCATCCAGCTAAAGAATTGAAAAACAGGATTGTATCACTTCCCAAGGCTTATGTTAGGCCGATAGTGCGAGGTAAAGAAGCTAAAAGGGTTGAGTTCGGAATGAAGGCACACCTGCTTCAGGTGGATGGTATCTGCTTTATCGATACCATGGAGTTCCGCGCTTTTAATGAAAGTACCAGACTGAAATTAAGTAGTTTAAAACATAGATCGATATTTGGCTCACTTCATCAACTAGGAGCAGATCGCATTTACGCCACCAACAAAAACAGGAAGTATTTAACAGAAAAGAAGATATTTACCTGCTTTCCAAAGAAAGGTCCTAAAGTAAACAACCCTGCTGAAAGCCAACTCAGAAGTCTCATCTCTAGCCAAAGAGCCACGGTGATGGAGGGAAGTTTTGGCGTGCATAAAACAGCTTATGGCCTCAATAAGATCAAGGTTAAAGGAGAAAAACGAGAAATGATACACGTTTTTTTCGCAGTTATGATGGCCAATGCCGTTAAGATCAGCAAAAGGAAATCAGAACAAGCCCCTCTACTTCAGGCCGCCTAA
- a CDS encoding gamma-glutamyl-gamma-aminobutyrate hydrolase family protein produces MLKIGVSSCFMYPDINRTVFGPKSLLYFEKDMANYLSRKDAMPILIPDLNDKSILEDFLKEMDGFVFQGGTDLSPTTYGEKPIGRWQGDKQRDIYELEILDFAIKNDKPVFAICRGLQLLNVYFGGTLYQDIETQFKTNVEHRNAKNYDTIAHELIIPDESYLNSIYPISDKLYVNTIHHQAIKGLGSDLDVLAISKEDHLVEAIMWKKCKPGKVLGVQWHPEFTHTLGGLIIDGNPIYDNFLSFCRNS; encoded by the coding sequence ATGCTAAAAATAGGTGTATCATCATGCTTCATGTATCCGGATATAAATAGAACAGTATTCGGCCCCAAGTCACTTTTATATTTTGAAAAAGATATGGCAAACTATCTTTCTAGAAAAGATGCAATGCCTATATTAATTCCAGATTTAAACGATAAATCTATTTTAGAAGACTTCTTGAAAGAAATGGATGGTTTTGTTTTTCAAGGAGGAACAGATTTATCTCCAACTACTTACGGAGAAAAACCAATCGGAAGGTGGCAAGGTGATAAGCAAAGAGATATTTATGAGTTAGAAATTTTAGATTTTGCGATTAAAAATGATAAACCTGTTTTCGCAATCTGTAGAGGTTTACAATTACTAAATGTATATTTTGGAGGTACACTTTATCAAGATATCGAAACTCAATTTAAAACCAATGTTGAACATCGTAACGCTAAAAATTACGATACAATCGCGCATGAACTCATAATTCCTGATGAAAGTTACCTTAACAGTATTTACCCTATTTCTGATAAGTTATATGTAAACACCATTCATCACCAAGCTATTAAAGGTTTAGGAAGTGATCTTGATGTACTTGCAATAAGTAAAGAAGATCATCTAGTTGAAGCTATTATGTGGAAAAAATGTAAACCTGGAAAAGTTTTAGGAGTACAATGGCATCCAGAATTTACACATACACTTGGAGGCTTAATAATAGACGGAAATCCAATATACGACAATTTTCTAAGTTTTTGTCGAAACTCATAA